In the Desulfomicrobium apsheronum genome, one interval contains:
- a CDS encoding PAS domain-containing hybrid sensor histidine kinase/response regulator: MREKYDFIDQSSYHILIVSEEVRELDSLERVLNRASYKTSRAQSSQALDAVMGNGPTFVLLAPSLSDGTVAELCNIFAVAPEYGDVVCLFVVKYDDLSHFRSDLLGQGLVSGSLIWPASESLVISLLDVYKRCEFTDRLLQESRRDFLEVFDKMPTVMMFIEPDTGRIVDVNVAAELFYGGSKVELCRKKIWEINTASREEISTAMSQARETSRNNFQFRHRLCDDSIRDVSVYSGPVQIHGKRLLYSIVFDITARKEAEASLLQIRNEWENIFQAIGHPVIVLDCEYRILAANKVALELTGLDMRGISGRKCFEIFHKGDGPPFNCPMAKTKQTCMGAQAELEMDAFDKTYMVSCTPVHDRHGKLVKIIHIAIDVTDRRTFEKELETTNRNLEYALERAHELAAQSDMANRAKSEFLANMSHEIRTPLNGASGMIEVLRQTNLNAEQHGYAHNAHRCLSRLNRLLADILDLSKIEAGKLNLCEDVFDISSMRQQLSEVFLFDASAKKLMLDFFFDPNLPELVKGDESRLRQILFNVVGNAVKFTESGFVRVEVKPLSWGTDGLMTVLFSIQDSGPGISQDIVGTIFEPFVQGEKTYVREHQGAGLGLAIVRRLVDLMGGEISLQSDLGQGTVINFFLPFEPVSSSERRVPSHPKPICQKPRSVLLAEDDLVNAMFVETILKRIGCRVVVARDGKEVLRKLREECFDIVLMDVQMPIMDGLEATRTIRSWKGDIASTPIIALTAYAMVGDCEKFLAAGMNAYLTKPVSMQEITQVMDQILIEKKSRSGKEIQGALCGAGVLQS, from the coding sequence ATGCGTGAAAAGTACGATTTTATTGATCAGTCTTCTTATCATATTCTAATCGTTAGCGAAGAGGTAAGAGAACTTGACTCCTTGGAGCGTGTTCTAAATAGGGCGTCTTACAAAACGAGTCGAGCACAGAGCAGCCAAGCCTTGGATGCAGTCATGGGGAACGGCCCGACATTTGTTTTACTCGCCCCCTCATTGTCAGACGGGACTGTTGCGGAATTGTGTAATATTTTTGCCGTTGCTCCAGAATATGGTGACGTAGTCTGCCTGTTTGTGGTCAAGTACGACGACTTATCCCATTTTCGGAGTGATTTACTTGGTCAAGGTCTTGTCTCTGGATCATTGATTTGGCCTGCATCAGAATCCTTGGTGATCAGTTTGTTGGATGTATATAAGCGGTGCGAATTTACAGACAGACTCTTGCAAGAATCTAGGCGTGATTTTCTCGAGGTATTCGACAAGATGCCTACCGTGATGATGTTCATTGAACCTGATACAGGACGAATAGTCGATGTCAATGTTGCTGCGGAGTTATTTTACGGTGGGTCCAAAGTTGAATTATGTAGGAAGAAGATATGGGAAATCAACACGGCCTCACGCGAAGAAATTTCTACAGCCATGAGTCAGGCACGGGAGACATCTCGAAATAATTTTCAGTTCAGGCATCGTCTCTGCGATGATTCCATCCGGGATGTTTCAGTTTACTCTGGGCCTGTTCAAATACATGGTAAGCGCCTTCTGTACTCTATTGTATTTGATATCACGGCTCGGAAAGAAGCCGAGGCATCTTTGCTTCAAATTCGGAATGAATGGGAAAACATTTTTCAGGCCATCGGACATCCAGTCATTGTACTCGATTGCGAATATAGAATTTTGGCTGCCAACAAGGTCGCGCTTGAACTTACGGGCTTAGATATGCGGGGTATTTCCGGCCGAAAATGTTTCGAGATTTTTCACAAAGGAGACGGGCCTCCTTTTAATTGTCCTATGGCGAAGACGAAGCAAACCTGTATGGGAGCGCAAGCTGAACTGGAGATGGATGCTTTCGATAAAACCTACATGGTCTCTTGCACCCCTGTTCACGATCGGCATGGAAAACTGGTTAAGATAATTCATATTGCCATTGATGTTACCGACCGCCGAACCTTTGAAAAGGAACTTGAGACCACAAACCGTAACCTCGAATATGCCCTTGAGAGAGCCCATGAGCTCGCTGCGCAAAGCGATATGGCCAATCGGGCAAAAAGCGAGTTTCTGGCCAATATGAGTCACGAAATTCGTACCCCGCTGAATGGTGCAAGTGGGATGATTGAAGTCCTCCGGCAGACGAATCTCAATGCAGAGCAACACGGCTATGCGCATAATGCTCACAGATGTCTTTCACGTCTGAACAGGCTGCTTGCTGACATTCTCGACCTGTCCAAAATTGAGGCCGGCAAACTCAATTTGTGTGAGGATGTTTTTGACATTTCGTCCATGCGACAACAATTGAGCGAGGTTTTCTTGTTCGATGCTTCCGCAAAGAAGCTTATGCTTGATTTCTTTTTCGACCCGAACCTGCCTGAGCTGGTTAAAGGTGATGAGAGTCGATTGAGGCAGATTCTTTTCAACGTGGTTGGTAACGCAGTCAAGTTTACGGAAAGTGGTTTCGTGCGAGTTGAAGTGAAACCTCTTTCATGGGGAACAGACGGCCTAATGACCGTGTTATTTTCCATCCAAGATTCTGGTCCTGGAATCAGCCAGGATATTGTGGGCACTATTTTTGAGCCTTTCGTTCAAGGTGAGAAAACCTATGTACGCGAGCACCAGGGCGCTGGTTTGGGCCTGGCTATCGTACGTCGCCTGGTCGATCTCATGGGCGGAGAGATTTCCTTGCAGAGCGATTTGGGCCAAGGAACGGTCATCAATTTCTTCCTTCCTTTTGAGCCCGTTTCAAGTAGCGAGCGCAGGGTCCCAAGTCATCCCAAACCCATCTGCCAAAAGCCTCGTAGCGTACTCTTGGCTGAGGATGATCTTGTCAACGCCATGTTTGTCGAGACAATTCTCAAAAGGATTGGTTGTAGAGTGGTCGTGGCCAGGGATGGGAAAGAGGTTTTGCGCAAGCTTCGTGAGGAGTGTTTTGATATTGTGCTTATGGATGTACAGATGCCGATTATGGATGGTCTCGAGGCCACGCGGACTATCCGATCTTGGAAGGGAGATATTGCGTCCACGCCAATCATCGCCCTGACGGCGTACGCCATGGTCGGTGATTGCGAAAAGTTCCTGGCTGCGGGCATGAACGCTTATTTAACCAAGCCGGTGAGCATGCAGGAAATAACCCAAGTCATGGACCAGATTCTGATCGAAAAAAAATCCCGATCGGGAAAGGAAATTCAAGGCGCTTTGTGCGGGGCCGGGGTTTTACAGTCATGA
- a CDS encoding GGDEF domain-containing protein, producing MNLDYHDSWGNALTIFLEHAENVIMARADLDRRIVGCNLALMRLLRKSDRPLGMKLEEIFRYPDGTEAVFASPQSGTSPLPQILKLRGGEDLYKVISRLEGEEWTVLAERIGGGDGMVMQAMSSLTNDLVNIGRDLARRNRELAEARERLEKISRTDFLTGLANRGYFMERFQEAVFAADQQGEPLSLLMADLDHFKKVNDTFGHNAGDEVLKACAATLLRICRSEDLAARSGGEEFLIFLPNTTAEDAQRVALRICAVMREADVLGSGSPVTVSIGVAGHIRGESPDDFLKRVDQALYRAKEKGRNRISL from the coding sequence GTGAATCTCGACTATCATGATTCGTGGGGCAACGCCCTGACAATATTTTTGGAGCATGCGGAAAATGTGATCATGGCGAGGGCCGATTTGGACCGGCGTATTGTAGGATGCAACTTGGCCCTTATGCGCCTGCTGCGCAAGAGCGATCGGCCGTTGGGGATGAAACTGGAGGAAATTTTTCGCTATCCCGATGGAACCGAGGCGGTGTTTGCGTCGCCTCAATCGGGTACCAGTCCGCTTCCGCAGATACTCAAACTTCGTGGAGGGGAGGATCTTTACAAGGTGATCAGTCGACTGGAAGGCGAAGAGTGGACTGTGCTGGCCGAGCGCATCGGCGGGGGAGATGGCATGGTCATGCAGGCCATGTCCTCTCTGACTAATGATCTGGTCAACATCGGACGAGATCTGGCTCGTAGAAATCGTGAACTGGCCGAGGCCAGGGAGCGTCTTGAGAAGATTAGCAGGACAGACTTTCTGACCGGTTTGGCCAATCGGGGCTATTTCATGGAGCGGTTTCAAGAGGCCGTATTTGCGGCTGATCAACAGGGTGAGCCTTTGAGCCTGCTCATGGCTGATTTGGATCATTTCAAGAAGGTTAATGACACATTTGGTCACAATGCCGGAGATGAAGTGCTCAAGGCCTGCGCAGCTACACTTCTTCGCATCTGCCGTAGCGAGGACTTGGCTGCTCGGAGCGGAGGTGAAGAATTTCTGATTTTTTTGCCCAATACGACCGCAGAGGACGCGCAGCGTGTTGCGCTGCGTATTTGTGCTGTCATGCGCGAGGCAGATGTCCTGGGCAGCGGAAGTCCGGTGACCGTGAGCATCGGCGTGGCCGGTCACATAAGAGGAGAAAGCCCAGACGATTTCCTCAAACGCGTGGATCAGGCTCTTTATCGGGCCAAGGAAAAAGGACGCAACCGTATCAGCCTCTGA
- a CDS encoding cobalamin B12-binding domain-containing protein → MYENHRHHAAFMASVFQFGIYGLLSKTLPWVYRAYHSRGFSHAYFSAVMTVWIDVIREFMDQSASDILTIYEWMLTRHEETVQLSLRPAIEPDAGSTVWQLDYERFRDALLIGDVSVCLEIAQSRVDTAERMVDFFVHVLQPAMQAVGARWENGLISVAQEHLASAIVSRILASISTSGFSSAPTRGTAVVSAAANEFHEIGAWMLASCLESDGWDVQYLGANTPCSDLLDFVRSVKPDLLCISVAMIFNISAVKTVIDGVRSQPDLDGMRVLVGGQALLHDPDIFHVLKADAMATDCKSAMNVARALISRRASESRLS, encoded by the coding sequence ATGTACGAAAACCATCGTCACCATGCGGCTTTCATGGCCAGTGTCTTCCAATTTGGGATATACGGTCTTTTGAGCAAGACTCTGCCATGGGTTTATCGAGCTTATCACAGTCGGGGTTTTTCCCATGCTTATTTCTCTGCGGTCATGACTGTTTGGATTGATGTCATCCGTGAGTTTATGGATCAGAGCGCCAGCGACATTCTGACCATTTATGAGTGGATGCTCACCCGCCATGAAGAGACGGTGCAGCTTTCGTTACGTCCCGCCATTGAGCCTGATGCTGGATCTACTGTTTGGCAACTAGATTACGAACGATTTCGTGACGCACTGCTGATCGGTGATGTCTCGGTTTGTCTAGAAATAGCCCAAAGCAGAGTCGATACTGCGGAACGGATGGTCGATTTTTTTGTTCACGTGCTGCAACCCGCGATGCAAGCCGTTGGGGCGCGATGGGAGAACGGACTTATCAGTGTTGCTCAGGAGCATCTCGCCTCAGCCATCGTCTCCCGCATATTGGCTTCAATATCCACTTCAGGTTTCAGTTCTGCACCAACACGTGGAACTGCGGTCGTGAGTGCAGCAGCCAACGAGTTTCATGAGATAGGCGCCTGGATGCTCGCTTCGTGTCTGGAAAGCGATGGATGGGATGTGCAATATTTAGGTGCAAACACGCCGTGCAGTGATCTCTTGGATTTTGTCCGTTCGGTGAAGCCGGACCTACTTTGTATATCTGTTGCCATGATTTTCAACATTAGTGCGGTCAAAACGGTTATCGATGGTGTCCGCAGTCAGCCGGATCTGGATGGGATGAGAGTTCTTGTTGGCGGCCAGGCACTGCTGCACGATCCAGATATATTTCATGTCCTGAAGGCCGACGCCATGGCCACGGATTGTAAATCCGCCATGAATGTGGCCAGAGCACTCATAAGCAGGAGGGCAAGTGAATCTCGACTATCATGA